Below is a genomic region from Prosthecochloris marina.
CTGCCGAGCTCGGGCATCATGTTAAGGTCAATAGTGATTTTTTCATCTACCTTTTTCCAACTTTGCTCCTGCTGAGGCTTGGGAGTCGCACAGATACCGAACAAACGCTGGAAAAAATTTCTATCGAGTTTTTTTACGCTCATTTTTATCGTAATTGATGGTTGACATTGTACACCGAAACATTGAAATTTACATTAACGAACCTGTCACGCCAACACACCTTTTCCTTTTCCCATGAATACATCATTATCTGAACTTCTCGACCTGTCTATAGCCCACGAAATCAATATCAGCCGGCTTTACACACTGTTTCACGAACTCTTCGAGGAAGACGAAGAGTTCTGGTGGCAGCTTTCGATCGAAGAACGAAACCACGCCGCACTTCTCCGTAATGAAAAAAACATTCAAAAACCTTCCGGTCTCCTCCCGGAAAACCTGCTGACCTCCGATCTCAAGGCTCTGCAATCCTCAAACGCCGAACTTGAAACCCTTATCGCCGAGTACAAGACCAACCCGCCTTCACGCCAGGATGCATTTCAAACCGCGTATGATCTCGAACAATCTGTTGGAGAAATCCATTACCAGGAGTTCATGAACAGAAAATCCTGCTCTCTTTCCGACGAATTGTTCAAGCAACTCAACCTCGAAGACAAAGATCATGCCGACCGCATACAATCCTACATGCTGGAGCACGGCATCCCCTTTCGAGAAAAAGACTGAACTGAAACATATTGTGACTGTGCGTTGCTCCTTTTCTGAAAACGCATAATAACTCAATATCGGTATCAAACCCCACCGATTCTCCTTTTTCAAAAAACCTATTTGTATTTAGTCCATTTAAATCAATATATTTTCTCTCGAACATGCTGTCAGATTTTTACAGCGAAAATCCATCATAAAACCGAAAATATTCTCGAACAAGTCCTGCGACAATGGAAGACAAAAAACACGATAGCATGCGGCACCAAAAGAAAACAAAACCGGTACAAGCATTGACAATGTAACCGGAGAAATAACAAGCGCAATGACACCTCTGACACAAATGAAACAGGGCATGACTGGCAAAATCGTTGGCATCCTCAACAATGGACACCGCCAGCAACACGG
It encodes:
- a CDS encoding rubrerythrin family protein produces the protein MNTSLSELLDLSIAHEINISRLYTLFHELFEEDEEFWWQLSIEERNHAALLRNEKNIQKPSGLLPENLLTSDLKALQSSNAELETLIAEYKTNPPSRQDAFQTAYDLEQSVGEIHYQEFMNRKSCSLSDELFKQLNLEDKDHADRIQSYMLEHGIPFREKD